A part of Amycolatopsis camponoti genomic DNA contains:
- a CDS encoding siderophore-interacting protein, with the protein MAEAPRRSGRPAVRLRVLRTERLTPHMIRIVAGGEGIADFTPNAFTDAYVKVLFKVPGVEYPEPFDVQECRATLPREHWPRMRSYTVRAFDPQAGELTFDFVHHGDEGIAGPWAASAQPGDELLLSGPGGAYAPGTEADWHLLAGDESALPAIAASLEALPAGVSAQAVILVENAAEEQELVTKADAQITWLHRASGGDVAAAVRELPWRDGVVQAFVHGEAGFVRELRRYLLDERGVRRELLSISGYWRVGKDDEAWREEKAAERARG; encoded by the coding sequence ATGGCTGAAGCACCCCGGCGGTCCGGGCGTCCCGCGGTGCGGCTGCGGGTGCTGCGCACCGAGCGGCTGACCCCGCACATGATCCGGATCGTCGCGGGCGGCGAAGGCATCGCCGACTTCACGCCGAACGCGTTCACCGACGCCTACGTGAAGGTGCTGTTCAAGGTGCCGGGCGTCGAGTACCCGGAGCCGTTCGACGTCCAGGAGTGCCGGGCCACGCTGCCGCGCGAGCACTGGCCGCGGATGCGGTCCTACACCGTCCGGGCGTTCGACCCGCAGGCCGGCGAGCTGACCTTCGACTTCGTGCACCACGGCGACGAGGGCATCGCCGGCCCGTGGGCGGCCTCGGCTCAGCCGGGTGACGAACTGCTGCTGTCCGGTCCTGGTGGGGCGTACGCGCCGGGCACCGAAGCGGACTGGCACCTGCTGGCCGGCGACGAAAGCGCGTTGCCGGCCATCGCGGCGTCGCTCGAAGCGTTGCCGGCCGGGGTGTCGGCGCAGGCCGTGATCCTGGTCGAGAACGCCGCCGAGGAACAGGAGCTGGTCACGAAGGCCGACGCGCAGATCACGTGGCTGCACCGCGCGTCCGGGGGCGACGTCGCCGCGGCGGTGCGGGAGCTGCCGTGGCGCGACGGCGTCGTCCAGGCGTTCGTGCACGGCGAAGCGGGGTTTGTCCGGGAGCTGCGGCGGTACCTGCTCGACGAGCGCGGGGTGCGGCGCGAGCTGCTGTCCATCTCGGGGTACTGGCGCGTCGGCAAGGACGACGAAGCCTGGCGTGAAGAGAAAGCGGCCGAACGGGCGCGCGGCTAG
- a CDS encoding TetR/AcrR family transcriptional regulator: MTVPPPPWRSAPSRRAAKPALSQELVVKTALEILAKEGLDAVTMRRVAQELETGPASLYAHVANKDELAELMLDAVLAEAPIPDPDPAHWDEQVKDLVRGQIRVMVAHPGIARVAWDIAVPVTPSSLRQGEAMLALLRAGGLTLKQATFAGDALALYAKAYAYEASGWTWGDIDEAETAKRGEQMVAYMRSLPPEAFPNMLHIGEFFSAETATDRLEFALDVYLAGLKVVAAKN; this comes from the coding sequence GTGACCGTTCCCCCGCCACCGTGGCGCAGCGCCCCGAGCCGCCGCGCCGCGAAACCCGCGCTCTCCCAGGAGCTGGTCGTGAAGACGGCGCTGGAGATCCTGGCGAAGGAGGGCCTCGACGCGGTCACCATGCGGCGGGTCGCCCAGGAGCTGGAGACGGGACCCGCGTCGCTCTACGCGCACGTGGCCAACAAGGACGAGCTGGCGGAGCTGATGCTCGACGCCGTGCTCGCCGAAGCGCCCATCCCGGACCCGGACCCGGCGCACTGGGACGAGCAGGTGAAAGACCTGGTCCGCGGCCAGATCCGGGTGATGGTCGCCCACCCCGGCATCGCGCGGGTGGCGTGGGACATCGCCGTGCCGGTCACGCCCAGCTCGCTGCGGCAGGGCGAGGCGATGCTCGCCCTGCTGCGCGCGGGTGGCCTGACCCTCAAGCAGGCGACGTTCGCCGGCGACGCCCTGGCGCTCTACGCCAAGGCGTACGCCTACGAAGCGAGCGGCTGGACCTGGGGCGACATCGACGAAGCCGAGACGGCGAAACGCGGCGAGCAGATGGTGGCGTACATGCGCTCACTGCCGCCCGAAGCGTTCCCGAACATGCTGCACATCGGCGAGTTCTTCTCCGCCGAGACCGCGACCGACCGCCTGGAGTTCGCTCTCGACGTCTACCTCGCCGGCCTCAAGGTGGTCGCGGCGAAGAACTAG
- a CDS encoding VOC family protein, whose translation MQVKGFGAGYLVDDVAATTRFYREVIGLPVTVELDWFASVNAGAPGYEISFVRRGHESVPEGYRARPVSGLAFGLVVEDARAEAKRLEEAGVELVTPVVDEAFGQRHFYVADPNGVLLDVIEMIPPDPDWAAANLPAS comes from the coding sequence ATGCAGGTCAAGGGTTTCGGGGCGGGGTACCTGGTCGACGACGTCGCCGCGACCACCCGCTTCTACCGGGAGGTGATCGGCCTGCCGGTCACGGTCGAGCTGGACTGGTTCGCCAGCGTCAACGCCGGCGCGCCCGGCTACGAGATCAGCTTCGTGCGGCGTGGGCACGAGTCGGTTCCGGAGGGCTACCGGGCACGGCCGGTGTCGGGGCTGGCGTTCGGGCTCGTCGTCGAGGACGCCCGGGCCGAGGCGAAGCGGCTGGAAGAAGCCGGTGTGGAGCTGGTCACGCCGGTCGTCGACGAAGCCTTCGGGCAGCGGCACTTCTACGTCGCCGACCCGAACGGTGTGCTGCTCGACGTCATCGAGATGATCCCGCCGGACCCGGACTGGGCGGCGGCGAACCTCCCGGCGTCGTAG
- a CDS encoding TetR/AcrR family transcriptional regulator, protein MRQNTERRTALTDAAIEVLARDGARGLTYRAVDTEAGVPPGTTSNYFRDRDQLLAEAGDRVHVRLSAPAEVLADPRAEEPSTGRVAALLGDLMTRLTTRRSSYLALLELRLEANRRPGLAAALTATVKESFELSAGFHEAAGLPGGRDEVLLLYLALTGLTVERLTLPEAFSGYSDAQVVGLLVDRILPGE, encoded by the coding sequence GTGCGGCAGAACACCGAGCGGCGGACGGCCCTGACGGACGCGGCCATCGAGGTCCTCGCCCGGGACGGCGCGCGCGGGCTCACCTACCGCGCGGTCGACACCGAGGCGGGCGTCCCGCCCGGGACGACGTCGAACTACTTCCGCGACCGCGACCAGCTGCTGGCCGAGGCGGGTGACCGCGTGCACGTCCGGCTGTCCGCACCGGCGGAGGTGCTGGCCGATCCGCGGGCCGAAGAGCCGTCGACCGGACGGGTCGCCGCACTGCTCGGCGACCTGATGACCCGGCTGACCACTCGCCGCAGCTCCTACCTCGCACTGCTCGAACTGCGGCTGGAGGCGAACCGGCGGCCCGGGTTGGCGGCGGCGCTGACGGCGACCGTCAAGGAGAGCTTCGAGCTGAGCGCGGGCTTCCACGAAGCCGCCGGACTGCCCGGCGGACGCGACGAGGTCCTGCTGCTCTATCTGGCCCTGACCGGCTTGACCGTCGAGCGGTTGACATTGCCCGAGGCCTTCTCCGGGTACTCGGACGCGCAGGTCGTGGGCCTGCTGGTCGACCGCATTCTCCCAGGCGAGTGA
- a CDS encoding styrene monooxygenase/indole monooxygenase family protein: protein MRRIGIVGAGQAGLVLAIGLRQQGYDVTVFAERSAEDVRDGRLVSNQCLFHPALERERALGVNFWEAPPIREVAFAAAGEGAEPAISWRVGLDRPAQSVDQRVKVSDWMTEFDRLGGDLRIRRVTPDALDDCAREFELLIVAAGRGPQFDALFPRDDERSPYREPQRAIGICYVAGALDAVPGLTFGMAPVGEFFLLPVLSVHGPVHGIGFFGLPGGPMDVWDGVADVDQHYETARKLLRTQYPWQATLLDNARPVAPTEMLHGRITPIVRHPVGTLPSGAKVLAMGDTAVTNDPVGGQGANMAARAARAYQEAIVERADRPFDEEFMHDAFARYWHHARHATRFNNDLLAPPPPHVLATLDTAQRVPEVAHRFAHLFENPADYEGWLGDPEAAMAYLQSKGPRSGAQSAPRAGSEPAT, encoded by the coding sequence ATGCGGCGGATCGGGATCGTCGGAGCGGGGCAAGCGGGACTCGTCCTCGCCATCGGGTTGCGCCAACAGGGTTACGACGTCACGGTGTTCGCCGAACGCTCCGCCGAAGACGTGCGCGACGGACGGCTCGTCTCCAACCAGTGCCTCTTCCACCCCGCCCTCGAACGGGAACGTGCGCTCGGCGTCAACTTCTGGGAGGCGCCGCCCATCCGCGAAGTCGCCTTCGCCGCCGCCGGAGAGGGCGCGGAGCCCGCCATCTCCTGGCGCGTGGGACTCGACCGGCCCGCGCAGTCGGTCGACCAGCGCGTCAAGGTCTCCGACTGGATGACCGAGTTCGACCGCCTCGGCGGCGACCTCCGGATCCGCCGGGTCACCCCCGACGCCCTCGACGACTGCGCCCGCGAGTTCGAGCTGCTCATCGTCGCGGCCGGGCGGGGACCGCAGTTCGACGCGCTCTTCCCGCGTGACGACGAACGCTCGCCCTACCGCGAGCCGCAGCGCGCGATCGGCATCTGCTACGTCGCCGGCGCGCTCGACGCCGTCCCGGGACTCACCTTCGGCATGGCGCCGGTCGGCGAGTTCTTCCTGCTGCCCGTGCTTTCGGTTCACGGCCCGGTGCACGGTATCGGTTTCTTCGGCCTGCCCGGCGGCCCGATGGACGTCTGGGACGGCGTCGCCGACGTCGACCAGCACTACGAGACCGCCCGGAAGCTGTTGCGCACGCAGTACCCGTGGCAGGCGACGCTGCTGGACAACGCGCGTCCCGTGGCGCCGACCGAGATGCTGCACGGCCGGATCACGCCGATCGTGCGACACCCGGTCGGCACCCTGCCGTCCGGGGCGAAGGTCCTCGCGATGGGCGACACCGCGGTGACCAACGACCCGGTCGGCGGGCAGGGCGCCAATATGGCCGCACGCGCGGCGCGCGCGTACCAGGAGGCCATCGTCGAGCGCGCCGACCGGCCGTTCGACGAGGAGTTCATGCACGACGCTTTCGCCCGCTACTGGCACCACGCCCGGCACGCGACGCGCTTCAACAACGACCTCCTGGCCCCGCCGCCACCGCACGTACTGGCCACTTTGGACACTGCGCAACGCGTTCCCGAAGTGGCGCACCGGTTCGCGCACCTCTTCGAGAACCCGGCCGACTACGAAGGCTGGCTGGGTGATCCCGAAGCGGCGATGGCCTACCTTCAGTCGAAGGGGCCCCGGTCCGGGGCGCAGAGCGCACCCCGGGCGGGCAGCGAACCCGCGACGTAG
- a CDS encoding GNAT family N-acetyltransferase: MTQPPPGFDRTLLLRDGRRVWVRPLTPQDAPELGEAIRTADPETLRRRFCGSAPRVTPQLLQRLTVLDYERRFALVARSVEGPGVAVARYEATGKRMAEVAIAVAPEWRRVGLASALLHMLGLAALERGFERFTAVYSADNRPVAELLDYARGRRVIAEGVAEAEVQLRDHPEAPLGPAPVREPGRAFSFFQRNP, translated from the coding sequence GTGACGCAGCCGCCCCCGGGATTCGACCGCACGCTCCTCCTCCGCGACGGCCGCCGGGTATGGGTCCGCCCGCTGACCCCGCAGGACGCGCCGGAGCTGGGCGAAGCGATCCGCACGGCGGACCCGGAGACCCTGCGCCGCCGTTTCTGCGGCTCGGCCCCGCGAGTGACCCCCCAGCTCCTCCAGCGGCTGACGGTGCTGGACTACGAGCGCCGGTTCGCCCTGGTGGCCCGTTCGGTGGAGGGCCCGGGAGTGGCAGTGGCCCGCTACGAGGCAACGGGCAAGCGGATGGCGGAGGTGGCGATAGCGGTGGCGCCCGAGTGGCGCCGGGTCGGGCTGGCCTCAGCCCTGCTGCACATGCTGGGGCTGGCAGCGTTGGAGCGCGGGTTCGAGCGGTTCACGGCGGTGTATTCGGCGGACAACCGCCCGGTGGCGGAGCTGTTGGACTACGCGCGAGGGCGCCGGGTGATCGCGGAGGGAGTCGCGGAGGCTGAGGTCCAGTTGCGCGACCATCCTGAAGCGCCGCTCGGCCCGGCTCCTGTTCGGGAGCCGGGCCGGGCATTTTCGTTCTTCCAGCGAAATCCTTGA
- a CDS encoding SgcJ/EcaC family oxidoreductase, whose amino-acid sequence MTTTTAEADVRAVLGRLTEAWNSADAAAYGRLFTEDADYVTFFGMNLPGRETIESSHRALFEGPLKGSKLTGQLGAAAKVRFVRPDVAVVVVGGGSSLTGADTTDEGRDSTVSFVLVQEGGEWLITAFQNTRVSDPRG is encoded by the coding sequence ATGACCACGACCACCGCCGAAGCCGACGTTCGCGCCGTGCTCGGCCGCCTCACCGAGGCGTGGAACTCCGCCGACGCCGCCGCGTACGGACGGCTCTTCACCGAGGACGCGGACTACGTGACGTTCTTCGGGATGAACCTCCCTGGCCGGGAGACGATCGAAAGCTCGCACCGCGCCCTCTTCGAGGGGCCGCTCAAGGGCTCCAAGCTGACCGGGCAGCTCGGCGCGGCGGCGAAGGTGCGCTTCGTCCGCCCGGACGTCGCCGTGGTCGTCGTGGGTGGCGGTTCCTCGCTCACGGGCGCCGACACCACCGACGAAGGCCGTGATTCCACCGTCAGCTTCGTGCTCGTCCAGGAGGGTGGCGAATGGCTGATCACGGCGTTCCAGAACACGCGCGTCTCGGATCCGCGCGGGTGA
- a CDS encoding putative leader peptide — protein MDAWHADAVTHAGVLLVARRHVDLLRVASALCVPVR, from the coding sequence GTGGACGCGTGGCACGCTGACGCCGTGACTCATGCCGGTGTTCTCCTCGTGGCCCGCCGCCACGTCGACCTCCTGCGGGTCGCCAGCGCCCTCTGCGTACCCGTTCGCTGA
- the hemW gene encoding radical SAM family heme chaperone HemW has translation MPVLRPDSTTSIEPALPESALKGLGSRTFGVYVHVPFCATRCGYCDFNTYTAGELDSDSSPQSWLEGLRRELELAAKVLVVPPAADTVFVGGGTPSLLGADGLASVLDAVRDVFGLAPGAEVTTESNPESTSPEFFAGIREAGYTRVSLGMQSAARHVLKILDRVHTPGRPGQAAAEARAAGFEHVNLDVIYGTPGERPDDLLATLDAVLAAGVDHVSAYALIVEEGTALARRVRRGELPAPDDDVLAADYEMIDATLSAAGLRWYEVSNWAADDAARCRHNLGYWRGDDWWGAGPGAHSHVGGVRWWNVKHPARYAALLAAGESPAGGREVLTDDDQHLERIMLELRVAEGLPLDVLDEPGLAEARAAAAEGLLDPSALDTRGRAVLTDRGRLLADGVVRRLAG, from the coding sequence GTGCCCGTGCTGCGTCCCGACTCCACCACCTCGATCGAACCGGCGTTGCCGGAGAGCGCGCTGAAGGGGCTCGGCAGCAGAACGTTCGGGGTCTACGTGCACGTCCCGTTCTGCGCGACGCGCTGCGGCTACTGCGACTTCAACACCTACACCGCGGGTGAGCTCGACTCGGACTCGTCGCCGCAGTCCTGGCTCGAAGGGCTGCGGCGCGAGCTGGAGCTCGCCGCGAAGGTCCTGGTCGTGCCGCCCGCCGCGGACACCGTGTTCGTCGGCGGCGGCACGCCGTCGCTGCTCGGTGCCGACGGCCTCGCCTCGGTGCTCGACGCCGTGCGCGACGTCTTCGGGCTCGCCCCGGGCGCCGAGGTCACGACGGAGTCGAACCCGGAGTCGACGTCGCCGGAGTTCTTCGCCGGGATCCGCGAGGCCGGCTACACGCGCGTCTCGCTCGGCATGCAGTCGGCCGCGCGGCACGTGCTGAAGATCCTCGACCGCGTGCACACCCCGGGCCGGCCGGGCCAGGCCGCCGCCGAAGCGCGGGCGGCCGGGTTCGAGCACGTGAACCTCGACGTGATCTACGGCACGCCCGGAGAGCGCCCGGACGATCTCCTCGCCACGCTCGACGCCGTGCTGGCCGCGGGCGTCGACCACGTGTCGGCGTACGCGCTGATCGTCGAAGAGGGCACCGCGCTGGCCCGCCGGGTGCGCCGCGGCGAGCTGCCCGCGCCGGACGACGACGTGCTGGCCGCGGACTACGAGATGATCGACGCGACGCTGTCGGCGGCGGGCCTGCGCTGGTACGAGGTGTCGAACTGGGCGGCGGACGACGCCGCCCGCTGCCGCCACAACCTCGGCTACTGGCGCGGCGACGACTGGTGGGGCGCCGGGCCGGGCGCGCACAGCCACGTCGGCGGCGTGCGCTGGTGGAACGTCAAGCACCCGGCGCGCTACGCCGCGCTGCTGGCCGCCGGCGAGTCGCCCGCGGGCGGGCGCGAGGTGCTCACCGACGACGACCAGCACCTCGAGCGGATCATGCTCGAACTGCGCGTCGCCGAAGGACTTCCGCTGGACGTCCTCGACGAGCCGGGGCTGGCCGAAGCCCGGGCGGCGGCGGCCGAGGGCCTGCTCGATCCGTCCGCTTTGGACACCCGGGGCCGCGCGGTGCTGACCGACCGCGGACGGCTCCTCGCCGACGGCGTCGTCCGGCGTCTCGCGGGCTGA
- a CDS encoding NADP-dependent oxidoreductase, translating to MARAIRFGEYGDVEVLRVEDVPKPVPGRGQVLVEVRAAGINPGEAAIRRGLLHERFPATFPSGQGSDFAGVVAELGEGVEEIAVGDEVIGFVNTRSSHADYVVAEASDLTPRPDGVSWEAAGALFVAGTTAYAATAAVCPREGDTVVVSGAAGGVGSLAVQLALLAGAQVIGLAGPANHEWLRALGAIPVTYGDGVLDRIREAAPDGVHAFVDTFGSGYVELALHLGIHPGRIDTIIDYEAAGKYNVKTEGNAAGASAEVLRELSLLVGKGLLEVPIARVYPLDEVHDAYRELEQRHTRGKIVLVP from the coding sequence ATGGCGCGCGCGATCAGGTTCGGCGAGTACGGCGACGTGGAGGTCCTGCGGGTCGAGGATGTCCCGAAGCCGGTACCGGGACGGGGGCAGGTGCTCGTCGAGGTCCGCGCCGCCGGGATCAACCCGGGTGAGGCCGCCATCCGCCGCGGGCTCCTGCACGAGCGTTTCCCGGCGACCTTCCCGTCCGGACAGGGCAGCGACTTCGCCGGCGTCGTCGCGGAACTCGGCGAGGGCGTCGAGGAGATCGCGGTCGGCGACGAGGTGATCGGCTTCGTGAACACGCGCTCGAGCCACGCGGACTACGTCGTGGCGGAGGCTTCGGACCTCACGCCGCGGCCCGACGGCGTGTCGTGGGAGGCCGCGGGGGCGCTGTTCGTCGCCGGCACCACGGCCTACGCCGCGACAGCCGCGGTGTGCCCGCGCGAGGGCGACACGGTCGTCGTCTCGGGTGCCGCCGGCGGCGTCGGATCGCTGGCCGTCCAGCTGGCTCTGCTCGCGGGCGCCCAGGTGATCGGCCTGGCCGGTCCGGCGAACCACGAATGGCTGCGCGCGCTGGGCGCGATCCCGGTGACCTACGGCGACGGCGTGCTCGACCGGATCAGGGAAGCGGCCCCGGACGGCGTGCACGCCTTCGTCGACACGTTCGGCTCCGGCTATGTGGAACTGGCTCTGCACCTGGGCATCCACCCCGGCCGGATCGACACGATCATCGACTACGAGGCCGCCGGGAAGTACAACGTGAAGACCGAGGGCAACGCGGCCGGGGCCTCGGCCGAGGTGCTGCGCGAGCTGAGCCTGCTGGTGGGCAAGGGACTCCTGGAGGTGCCGATCGCCCGCGTCTACCCGCTGGACGAGGTGCACGACGCCTACCGCGAACTGGAGCAGCGCCACACGCGCGGCAAGATCGTCCTGGTTCCCTAG
- a CDS encoding serine hydrolase domain-containing protein, protein MANLKVEVEPADAGFDADRLSRIDAHFDRYVEDGRLPGWLAVVSRHGRIVHVGHGGHSDVEAGTPVETDTLWRIFSMTKPITSVAAMMLVEDGLLELDDPISRWLPEFASPRVFVKGSALRPVTEPATQPIRVWHLLTHTAGLTYGFHHGHPVDAIYRAAGFEWGTPPGLDLAACSEQWASLPLLFQPGAEWNYSIATDVLGRLVEVVSGQSLDEFFSSRIFTPLGMTDTGFVASSVSRLAALYVPDPATGRATRNEAFGSLGKSRPDCLSGGGGLVSSASDYWRFTEMLLRGGALDDVRLLSPRTVALMASNHLPGHVDLEEYGRPLFAEMPFDGHGFGLGFSVLEDPVKARTLSSAGEFAWGGAASTAFWVDPDEDLTVGFYTQLLPSSTYRLRSQLRQLVYQALVD, encoded by the coding sequence ATGGCGAACCTCAAGGTGGAGGTCGAGCCGGCGGACGCCGGGTTCGACGCGGACCGGCTGTCCCGGATCGACGCGCACTTCGACCGGTATGTCGAGGACGGACGATTGCCCGGCTGGCTCGCGGTGGTGAGCAGGCACGGCCGGATCGTGCACGTCGGCCACGGCGGCCACAGCGACGTCGAAGCGGGCACCCCGGTGGAGACCGACACGCTGTGGCGGATCTTCTCGATGACGAAGCCGATCACGTCGGTCGCGGCGATGATGCTCGTCGAAGACGGCCTGCTGGAGCTGGACGACCCGATTTCGCGGTGGCTGCCGGAGTTCGCGTCGCCGCGGGTGTTCGTCAAGGGGTCGGCGCTGCGGCCGGTGACCGAACCGGCCACGCAGCCGATCCGGGTGTGGCACCTGCTGACCCACACGGCGGGCCTGACGTACGGCTTCCACCACGGCCACCCGGTCGACGCGATCTACCGGGCGGCGGGCTTCGAGTGGGGGACGCCGCCGGGGTTGGACCTGGCGGCGTGTTCGGAGCAGTGGGCCTCGTTGCCCCTGTTGTTCCAGCCGGGCGCGGAGTGGAACTACTCGATCGCGACGGACGTGCTGGGGCGGCTCGTCGAGGTGGTTTCGGGACAGTCGCTGGACGAGTTCTTCTCGTCGCGGATCTTCACGCCGCTGGGCATGACGGACACGGGCTTCGTGGCTTCGTCGGTTTCGCGCTTGGCGGCGTTGTACGTGCCGGATCCCGCTACCGGCCGCGCCACGCGCAACGAGGCGTTCGGCAGCTTGGGGAAGTCCCGCCCGGACTGCCTGTCGGGTGGCGGCGGCCTGGTGTCGTCGGCGTCGGACTACTGGCGTTTCACGGAGATGTTGCTGCGCGGCGGCGCTTTGGACGACGTCCGGCTGCTGTCCCCGCGAACGGTGGCGCTGATGGCTTCGAACCACCTGCCGGGCCACGTGGACCTGGAGGAGTACGGCCGCCCGCTGTTCGCGGAGATGCCGTTCGACGGGCACGGGTTCGGTCTGGGCTTCTCGGTACTGGAGGACCCGGTGAAGGCCCGGACGCTGTCATCGGCGGGCGAGTTCGCCTGGGGTGGCGCGGCTTCGACCGCGTTTTGGGTGGATCCGGACGAGGATCTGACGGTGGGGTTCTACACGCAGCTGTTGCCGTCGAGCACCTATCGGCTGCGGTCGCAGCTGCGGCAGCTGGTCTACCAGGCACTGGTGGACTGA